In Miscanthus floridulus cultivar M001 chromosome 19, ASM1932011v1, whole genome shotgun sequence, the DNA window ACCGGATACATAGCTTGCCGACTTTTTTCATTCTTCTCCCGCCCGAGAACGGGGACCTAGGTACTGCAAGTCTGCTGttggctgggctggccagccctcTCACATGAAGACTATTCCAatgaaccagccagcagtacttctctctcgtataaatgaaccagcaacgatacgaactagccaaccgaacaggctgtacaGTGCTGGTCCCGGAACCGGGCCATCAGGCCATGTGCCCCTGGCAGCACCGTAATCTAGTGCAGCTACAATGGTGATTAGGATATACGACCGCATCCTGAAAAGAATCTAACCGCATGCAGTACTACCAGTAGTACCTCATCGGTTCGTTCGTTCTTGTTTCCGACCCTAATCCACACCTGCTGCAGCGCCTGCCTCACAGGCCGCTGCCGCTAATCACGGCGCAATCGTAGGACTGGTTTTGGTTAGGCAGGCAAAGGTGAGCATTGGTGATCGACACGGGTCATGGACCGGAGCCCGTCCGCGGTGGTGGTGGCTCACGAGTCACTAACCACGCACGCAGGGGCGTCAGTAAAGCGGATCTGATGGGGCATGGCACGGCAGCCTTTCCCTGCGCACTCGCTGGCGCCGCACATGCCGGGCCGGGCCTGTCCTGGCCGCGCGGGCATGTACTTCGCTTCCATAACTGCCCTCACCTCCCGCCCTCCTACCGTGCCACCGCCAGGTCCACCACCACCGTCCACTGCCGCTCCATCTTTGCTCTCCTCGCCTCGTCGGCGATATAAGCACAGCGGGGCGGAACCAGATGCCCGTCCCTCCCAAATATCTCTCGCCTTCGACAGGTTCTCCTCGCCTTTGGTCAGGCTCAGGCACAGGAGGAGGCCAACAAGGACGAGCGATGGCGGCGAGCAAGGTCGTCTCCATCCTGGTGCTCGCATTCCTGCTCCTCGCCGCCGTCGCCTTCCCCGTGGTGAGATCTCTGCGCTAGCCTCATCTTTCCTCAACCTCAAGAGCCAGGCATTCTGCATTCGTGTACGTACAAAGCTTGCCGACTAATCGGCCGATTTGCTCCTCAGTCTGCAGGTCCGCGGCAGCAGGggaagaagggcggcggcggtggcaacaGCGGT includes these proteins:
- the LOC136529235 gene encoding gibberellin-regulated protein 13-like; translation: MPVPPKYLSPSTGSPRLWSGSGTGGGQQGRAMAASKVVSILVLAFLLLAAVAFPVSAGPRQQGKKGGGGGNSGGGNLKPWECSPKCASRCSQTQYAKACLTFCNKCCAKCLCVPPGFYGNKGACPCYNNWKTKEGGPKCP